CACTTTAAGATTTATGGCTTACATTTTAAGCCTTGACTTttacattttaaataatatttttttatagattGAATACATTCTTATAAATATAGTTGTCACACATATATATGACACACTACAATTATAATGtatttccaatttaactataatatgacacatataatacacattacaacaacacttaaaatcatgtgctcaaataaatgtgatttatgaagtctcatgataataatgggtaatgttcaactaaatatatttagtgtctaattttaaTTAACTATCCTAAAAGTTGGTAGCTCTCAACTTTTTCCCATAAAAAAGAACAAGTTAGAGCTTGAAAGAacaaatatcacaccaatttttcttttattttgcaaATCTGAGGATCATAAGTGGATTTGCATCAATGGTTATAGGTACACATTTTTTGACCAATTTAATAATTATCATACAATTCCATTTATTCCACATTCATTAGAATTGTGCAGTTAGTCTAACACTTGTACTAATACAATTCTAATTTGATGTAGAACAAAGGCAAAAGGCATATATATAAAGGTTGTAGTGATCATAAAATCTTTCAACGATGGTTCTTAATTTAGTGAAGAGACCTAACGGGTGCAATGGGAAAGGAACAAATTCAAAGAAAATTGTCAAACTTCAAAAGAGGAAAAACATGCATAGAAACACCTTTTTCTAAAGTCAGACTCACGACCTGGTGTTCTCTCTATTGTTGACTTCTCAAACAACCCACCACTTCTTCTACTGATGCCAGTGGTTTGCTATAGAATTTTAGGGTGTTTCAGTTTTTGATCATTGTgtttatcataataatatttgtaCCCTTACAAATGTCAAAGTAGTAAGGAGAATCCCACAAATCAGAATTATTAAGACGAAAACACCACACCAAATGGAAAATCCCATTAAAAAGAATCAAACAATGTCATTgtcaaatacaatttttttttttgaaaaataaaataaaaaatccttTGCCTTTTCTCATGCTGTGACTAAAATCAGCTACTATATATATTCTTCGGCGGGAATTGACCGGACTATAGATTTTCTTCTTTAAACAGTGAATTAGCTTGGTGAACGCTCAAAGCACACAACAGAAGTCATCATGAGCGCCCCAATTACCATCTCGCCTTACCGGCTTTCCTCCCTCCTCCGCCGCCAGAAGGACCCAAATCTCGCTCTCCAGCTCTTCCAAAACCCTAATCCTCAACTCCAATCAACTAAACCCTTCCGCTATTCTCTCCTTTCCTACGACATTATCATCACCAAGCTCGGCCGCGCCAAAATGTTCGACCAGATGGAGCAAATTCTCCTCCAAATGGGACGAGAAACCCGATTCGTCCCTGAAGAGATCATCTTCTGCAACGTAATTTCCTTCTACGGCAGGGCTCGTCTTCCCCACAAAGCACTGCAAGTGTTCGATCAAGTTCCCTCGTTTCGTTGCCAGCGGACCTTGAAATCCTACAATGCGGTGCTGGACGCGCTTCTCAAGTGCGGCGAGATTGATCAGATGAGGAAATTTTTGGTGGGTTTGGGAAAACATGTCAATCCAGATGCTTGTACGTATAATATATTGATTAATGCTAATTGTAAATCTGGGTGTTTGGATGATGCATGGAATGTGTTCGATACAATGCGTAGCAAAGGTGTTCACCCGAACGTAGTGACATTTGCGACGTTGATTTCTGGGCTTTGCTCGAATTGTAAGTTAGAAGAGGCTTTGAGATTGAAAGAAGATATGAGTAGAGTTTATGGGGTTAAGCCCAATGCATCAGTTTATGCGTCTTTAATAAAAGAGCTTTGTAAGATTGATGAATTTTGTTTGGCTTTTGGACTTAAGGATGAGATGGAAAGAGGCAAAATTACATTGGGTCCAACTGTTTACACCACTTTCATCAGTGCTCTTTTCAAGGTTGGTAAGAAAGATGAGGCTTATAGGATTTTGGAGGAGATGAAAGTTTCTGGCTGTAAACCTGATACTGTAACTTACAATGCAATGATTCATGCGTTTTGTATGAAAAAGGATTCTGATGCAGCTTATAAAGTTTTGGATCAGATGGTGAAAGAGGGGTGTAAACCAGATATAATTAGTTATAATGTCATAATTGGTGGATTGTGCAAGGAAGGAAAATGGAGTGAAGCAAATGATTTATTTGAAGATTTGCCAAGACGTGGTTACAAACCAGATATTGTTTCCTATAGAACAATGTTTTTGGGGTTATGTAATTGTAGAAGGTTCAATGAAGCAGCAACTTTCTTAGATGAGATGTTTTTTAAGGGTTATGCACCTTCTTCTGAGGGTAAACATAAATTTGTTGATGGGTTGTGTCAGGAAGGTAATATGGAATTGTTGCTGAAAGTTTTGAGTAGCTTGGGAAATGCAAATTTGATTGATGTAGATACCTGGGAGTTGGTGGTTTCTATGGCCTGCAAGGAGATTCTATCAAATGTGTCTGAGAGAGTTGATACTATACTGGTGCCATAAATTGTATAGACAAAAAGTAGGTAAACCATACTAGTTCTTTGTTTATTCAACATCAAATGTTATCGACCCTGGAGTCTTGCTGTACTTGAAAATCAGAGAGCTAAATGGAGCTGGTATAGATCATTTTAGTCTAAATAAAGTTCTTCGAAGACATTCATAATAATTCATAGTTAAATCACCTGAAGGCTTTTCTTTTTTCATTCTTATATTTTCGTTTTCTTAACTCATAAATGGATATAAGATATTAAGATATATAGCCAGCCAAAACAGAGGAAAGAAAACTCTTACAACTACTAACATAACAAACTAATACAGCTCACACCATAACTAAGATTCTTAATTTCCTGACTATGTTGATACATTTTATGGTGGCTAGTGGAGTTATATCATGTAGTTGTGTCAAGTAAATCTTGACTGCAACTTTTGCCATGAAAGTCGAGTTCATCTCGTGTTTTGAAGTTATATCACATGGTATATGGTTGAGAGATTTCATATATGGGCTTAGAATTATAGAATTTATCTTTAGGTTATTGAAAATGTAAGTCAAAGCAAACACATCGATATTAAGTATCTAGCAATAAGACACcgtattaaagaaaataaagtgatCATTAACTACGTTTGCATGGAATTAATACCAGCTAATCCTTTGACTAAAAATGTTACTATTTACTAATgtaattcaaggatcatgtaatGATATTAAATTTACTTCTATTATGTGATTATCATTGTATTTTAGAAACATTATGATCTAAAATACATTGAAGATTACAGTGATTCAGAAAATATGTTCTCATGAttcaagtattttttttcttaccATAATATATGAAGTAAGTGGAAGAAtgtttgtttttaaatttaaatattaattctTTTGAATTTAGACTAATTTGTCTCGTTATTTTAAGTCCCACatatatttgttttatatattttgGCCATAATATCACTAACTAAAATAAATTCAATCATATTTTATATCTAAATTCAAATTCATTTGTTGGTGATGAGCCGACACTATAAATCTTGATGTTTCTATGTCCCTAAATATACACTATCTAAAGAGAGAATTTGGAATATTTAGAAGTGCCTTAGTGAGTGCAAAACAGAGAATGTCTGAGATTAAGTGCTTCAATAGTGAAAGGTTAGAGTGCTTAaggtttatttacatttctgatctttatttattttgtgcaTTTGGTATAGATCTAACAAGTTGCAGATCCTATCCACCAAACCCCATGAATTAAAATAGGTTTTCCACAACACTAAATTTATCAACCGGTTTAGGGCTAAAGACAAGTTCCAACTATAATATTCTAGCTTTGAAATTCTTTAAAATCCTTGCATATACATACATTGGGCTATTGGAAGAAGTAGTAATATTAATACATGAAGgaccaagacatgtttggtgcatTGGACTTTGAAATTCTTTATGCTTCTCTATTAGTGGTGGCTTGCTTGACGGAATTCTTCCTAGCTGTGGCCAGGACAGTCTTGTCAGCAACTATGAAACATGCAGCTCCAGCCACTGCCATCAGATTAATTAAACTTCCATTAACAAAAACCCGATAGTAATCATAGTAACTGAAATTTTGAACGCATGTCATTAAAGATGATTGAGTATAGTAACCTGTGGAGATAATAAGAGCTTGAGCAGTGTGGTTGAGATGGGCTTTTGCCCAAGGCAGAAATCTCACACTAGCAAGCTGCAAGTATACTAGCATATTATTTTAGGAGATTGcccattatattttattttaaggaaTTAAAAGTAACATGTATGCAAAcatcatatacataaatatagGGCATGTATGGTCTAGAAGATAACGAGGGAGGGATTTACAGTTGGAATAGCAGTGGCAATTGTAGCAACAACAGCTGCCTTAGTTCCTGCCTTGACACCTTCTGTTTTTGTGTgtaaaaagaaatgaaaaaaaaaatagtgaaaaaGGCAAAGTTTCATTGCATTTTTAGAATGATTCTTCAATATTGGTCCAAGTCTAACAATTATTTATAACAAGAGTTACCTAGTGATTTTATGTGCACATCTATACCTAATGTAagaaataactataaaaatatccaacctaaaaaaattacaaaaagtaATATAATTACACAAATAGCGATATTtgtaaaaataattacaaaagtgtcaaAGTTACCTTTTGgttgtttttataattatttaagatACTTATTGGTTACCTTTTAA
The Humulus lupulus chromosome 6, drHumLupu1.1, whole genome shotgun sequence DNA segment above includes these coding regions:
- the LOC133782691 gene encoding putative pentatricopeptide repeat-containing protein At1g53330; translation: MSAPITISPYRLSSLLRRQKDPNLALQLFQNPNPQLQSTKPFRYSLLSYDIIITKLGRAKMFDQMEQILLQMGRETRFVPEEIIFCNVISFYGRARLPHKALQVFDQVPSFRCQRTLKSYNAVLDALLKCGEIDQMRKFLVGLGKHVNPDACTYNILINANCKSGCLDDAWNVFDTMRSKGVHPNVVTFATLISGLCSNCKLEEALRLKEDMSRVYGVKPNASVYASLIKELCKIDEFCLAFGLKDEMERGKITLGPTVYTTFISALFKVGKKDEAYRILEEMKVSGCKPDTVTYNAMIHAFCMKKDSDAAYKVLDQMVKEGCKPDIISYNVIIGGLCKEGKWSEANDLFEDLPRRGYKPDIVSYRTMFLGLCNCRRFNEAATFLDEMFFKGYAPSSEGKHKFVDGLCQEGNMELLLKVLSSLGNANLIDVDTWELVVSMACKEILSNVSERVDTILVP
- the LOC133785645 gene encoding early nodulin-93-like; translation: LDQRLATAKRCSDEGVKAGTKAAVVATIATAIPTLASVRFLPWAKAHLNHTAQALIISTVAGAACFIVADKTVLATARKNSVKQATTNREA